The genomic stretch ACTCATGAAGATTCAAACCTGTTTCATTCtctcataaattataaaatacaaaggTGGCTATTTTAATGACAAATCTCAAACAGTACTGAAGGGGGTCTGTGTCAATGGACAAAGAGTCAGTCCGTCTGGATGGGACCTGAGGGGCAGCACCCGAGCTGAAGGGCAGCCTCCTACTGCTGTGCCAGAAGCGCTGTTCTGTTGGCCTTCATCTTCTCCAGCCGCTTGGCCAGGTGGCTGTTGGTCATCTCCATCTCCTCAATCTTGTCCAGTGCTGTTCGTAACTGCAGATAGGGAGAGCCTAGTCACCTCACATGGTCACACCCAAAACCCAGTGTCACTtcagccgcccccacccccacccccaagaaaaggaaacagaagcgCTGGGCCACCCCATGGCCTTGTTTCTCTTCCAGTGAGACTCAACAAGGGACGCTGAGCAATCACAGGTCAGACTGCAGGTGGAAAAACAGACCAGCTCTAAAACACAAGGGAGATTATCCTTTTTCTTAGTCTCTGAccaaaacataaaagtaaatggCAAGTCATTGCACAGGTGAGAAACCGACACAGAAGAGTAAGAGACTCCACTGCAGCTCCCCTAAGATGGGACCCAGGATTCAATTTCCTAGGCCACAAAGAATCTTTTCTTGTAGGAATGTGAGGCTGCAAAAGCAGGTACCTCCCGCTGGAGCTTCCTCTTTTCAGCCTTCAGTTCGTCCTCCACTTTCTCGGCATTCTCGGCAGCGGTTTTATACCTCAGCACCTGGCCCTCGAGCCGGCTGATCTGTCAACAAGAGAACGTGGGCCTCTGCTAATGGGCACTGGAGCCCCTTTCTCGCAGCCACGATGGAAACACCGCGTCATTACAGATCCCGAGTCATCCCCTCACAGTGAGTCATAGGGCCTCTCAGAACCCGACAGCTATTTATAGATCCAGAAATGTCCCCAGAGAGGATTACAGCTGGAGAGTCATTATGGGGCCAATTTCCCATGTTAAGTTTATGATGAACATATTGTTTAAGTGCCAAAGTAACACTGCAGGATGAGACTCACTAAATGGAAAAGCTTTTAGACCTTCTGAAATGTATAATAAGGAATTTTCAAACTACCGTCTTCCTGAAATCTCTTGAATTATCTGGAAAAAACAGAATTACAGCCACAGCCTTCTACGTTTTGACAGCCAACAGAAGGCTGAAGTGCCCTGCTAGGTTTTTCCTGCTGCCTTCTCCACTTTAATACAGAGCTTTTCTAGAGACCGCCCCGCGGAGGCAGCCCAGAGAAACCTAGGTACCCCTGGAGTTAGCCACTCAGATGCAGGAAACAGACATGTTTCAAAGGGGGCATAAATCACTTGGTAGTGTACTGAGAAGTACTTACATTCTGTTCCAATGTGGTTATATCCTGTTCTGCTTTTGAAAGCTTAAATTTGTATTCACTAATTTGTCTATTGGCATCTCCTGGAAGAGAAGAGAACCTGTGTCAGTGCAGGGGTGCCCTAAGGCAGTGACCCACCTTTGCCGCCCAGGAGGGGGCTGTGCAGCGGAAGCAGACAAAATCCAAAGGCCCGAAGGGCGGCCTTGGCACTTCCCACAGCGTGGGCCCTACGGCGGCTCTCCTGCAAGAAGCTCTAGTACCCTAAGCATCCTTTGGTCCAGGGGGTTTGGAAGAAATTTTACTCTCCAGTCCATGACGTGTGGAGTTTGAACTTTGGGCTAGGAGCCCTGTCAGTGCATTGGCGGCCCCCACCCAGCTCTCATGCTGGGCGCtgtgcaccccccgcccccagcctctgGTTTTCCTCGCCATCCTACTTCCCGGGCTCCCTTCGGCAGCTACACACCAAGGGCCCTACTCTCCCTGCCTCCGTCAGGGCTCTCCTCAGTCTGGTGGACTCCTCCTTCCATGCTGCAGTTTACTTACACTGTCTTTTCTAACACTGATCGTGCTTTCTAAACACTGTACATAGGGGGACGAGCCAGCTCTGCCTTCTTCAGCTACCTGATCTTGCCAAGGGCTTTTGTGCATgtgcttgataaatgttagcCGAAAGATGCTTTTCAGTAATGTGATTCTGTGATGGGTGGACTTCTAAATCCTTAGTTGTACTTCTAACCTAAGAAGTCATTTAAAATGAgaagttgaggggtgcctgggtggtttagttggttaagtgtctaccttcaactcaggtcaagatctcagggtcccgggatcaagccccacataaggctccctactcagtggggagtctgttgctccctctccctctcctgtgtgcactctctctctctctctcaaaatctttaaaaaaaataaaatgagaaatttaaaagttcCCTCCAGCAAACCATATTTAACAAAAATCACTCTGAAATGATTATAGGGTAGAATCATAAGGCCTATAGGAGATAAACCAAATCTAACCTATCCAACTTAACCTTTCTGCTTTTCCACATCACTGAGATTACAACTACTTATATAATCTTCAGCGAGAGGATCTTCTCAAGAGTAGTTACGGTCACCTGAAAAGTAATGGGGCTATAAAACAACTGCTCCCAAGGCCTTTCTGGCAGTGACAGATAAGAGTTCCTACTGCTGAGCTCTAAAACAGAAGCTTcaggatctgttttttttttttttgtttttttttttttaattctccatcCCAACCATTTACCGATTATGACAATGTGCTGCTTCCTTCTCATGGCAAACCaccctttccttcctgttttcaAGAGTGTAAGTCCTTCATCTCTGCCATTTGGTGCTTGCCATGAAATTCCATTCTACAACACGATGCTTATGTCCCCAGGGTTCGTTTGCCAGCCAGGCCCAGTCTACCAGGTCCTGCTGGGCCCACCTCGCGTTCTACAGCTCACTCTGGGTCCTTTCCAGATACCAGCTCTGTAACACTCACCTGCCATAGGAGCATTCACACAGATGGCATGCCCGACCCCCTCAGTGTGGCTCCTTTTGATTTTGCTGCTTTAAACCAATCTCTTTCAAATCTACCCCTGCCCTCTCTCTAAGACTGCTCACAGCCACTGTGCTGGTCCAGCTGATCATTATAGCCTCCCAACTGGTCAGCCTGTCTTCATCACACCCGTCTTCATCTATCCTCCAtgccaaaatatttctaaaacaaaatattcaacAGGAAGTATCTTGAGGGTCTCAACTGATACCTAATAAAGGACATGACACTAACCTCAAAAGCCAGTATTAAGAGTATTAATAAGCCTTAAACCAAGAAGCCTTTTCTGTTTAGCCTAATGCAAATTATTTAGATGAAAAggccatggaaaaaaaaaaaagaaaaggccatggaataaccaatatttaaaaataagttatcagAAAAGCCacaatttaaattgaaaaaaaagtctcCCCTTTCCATGAATGACACATTATCTAATTATATATGAATGGCTGCTgaccttcccccccacccccccaccatggAGATTACTGTGAACGCAGCAGGCATTTTAAAACAACATGGGGtcaaaagaaagggagaaggactGTATGAGGTAAACTGAATAGGCTTACTTTGTGGCCTGGTTTTAAATTACATCTATAAAGATTAATGGTTAATAAGAAAACTTCTGGCAAACTTCTGAAACAATTCAACATTCGTGTGAGTTCCAAACATACCCCTCCACTATCCAAGAGAGTTTTCGCAAGAAAAATGTCACTAGGAAGGGCACCGTATGGGAGCTCAAAGGTGACCCAGCTGTGGAAGAGGACAGTGCCAGGAGGACGCGGATTCCAAAACATCTCTAGAAATCATGGCAAGGAGGGGGAAGAGCACTAATCCAGGTTCTTAATCCAGCCCCTGAAGCACAGAGGCTCCTAGAAGCCTCAGCCTGGCCGCACCACCCATCAGGAATCCATTCTGGGCTGCTGAGGACTAAGCAGTCTTCGTAACTGCTCCCCTCGAGAAACAGGCATCCTGACCCTGGCAGCCCCCAAGCCGTTGCGTCCCTGGAACAAAGCCTCCCTCCCGGGCGGCACTGCCCACCGAGCACCTACTCTGCATCTCGATGAACTGCAGGTCCGAGCCGTTGTGCAGCCCCGCCATGTCCGCAGCTGCGTTCTCGCTCCGGGAGCACTTCTGCCGCTCTTCCTCGAGCTGCAGCTTCAGCCTCCGGAtctgaaacagaaagagaggtcTGTCACGAAATCCACAGGGCCGGTCCTTGGCCACCCAAAACTGGAGCGCCCACCATGGGGCCAAGGCCAGGTGCGCTAGCCACAAACTGAGTGACGTCAGAAGAAGCGAGCTCCAGGACCACGTGTCCCCATCAAAGCCACTCTGTTTTATGTAGGCTGGTGGAAGAGCAGGTCTGTTGAGCGTTTTTCACTGGTCTtattaaattcactttttaataaaattccatGTGCAGTTAGATGGTTGTTTTCTCTTAGAATTAGGGTAAATATTCTAGGttaaatatttaggaaacaaATACCAAAACTTGAAgtcaattaaatattaaatgtttaaattagtattaaatattaacacatatattaggtgaaatatttagaaaaccctGTATATGCAGAAATAATGTATCAAACACAGTTGATCTACCTTACTTTATCCAAAATAAAGGATATTCATAGTAGcttattcataatagctccaaactggaaacaatccaaatgtctgtCAACAGCATAAACTGTGGCACATCTGTACAGTAGAATTACTACccaccaaaaaagggaaaagcataCTACTGATATGTGCAATGATCAGTATGCCACACGGAAGATGCCAAACAAAAGAGGAGGACATACTGTGTAATTCCAATTatttaaaactacaaaatgcAAATACTAATCCACAGTGACAGAAGAAAGCCAGTCAGCAGCTGcctggagagggggagaggaggtcAGGAAGGAAGGCTTACTAAGGGACACCAAAACTGGATAGTTATGAATACTTTCACCATTTTGACTAGGGTCATGGTTTCATTAGTATTGCTATGGCTTGAGTTGTATCCTTAcacaattcatatgttgaagttctaactcccagtacctcagGATGTGAACTTACTTGGAAATAGAGCCACTGAAAATGCATTTAGTTGAGATGGAACAGGATGGGCCCcaatccaacatgactggtgtccttataaaaagagccATATCAAGAGAGACAAACACGTACAGAGgaaagatgatgtgaagacatGCAGAATGCTATCTACAGGTCAAGGAATGCCAAAGACTACCAGCAAACCACCAGGAGCAAGAGAAGTATGGAACAGATTTCCCTTCACAAGCCTCAGAATGAACACTGCTGGGCAACGcggtggtccagcggtttagtgccgccttcagcccagggtgtgatcctggagacctgggattgagtcccacattgggctccttgcatggagtctgcttctccctctgcttgtgtctctgcctctctctctctctctctctctctgtatctctcacgaataagtaaattttaaaaatcttaaaaaaaaaagaatgaacactgCTGCCACCTGACTGCAGGCATTTGCTAATCTCCAAAACTGTCCAGACAGGAAATTTCTGTtgctctaagccacccagtttgtggcaatttgctatggcagccctCAGAAAGTAATACAGTAGGTACATTTGTACACTTTACGTATGAGTGGCTTATTCTACACCAGTTATACCTTAATGaagctgtggggtttttttattttgcaaactaAAGAAACTAAAACTGAATCAAATGAAAAGGAACTCTGGGTTGAAAAAAGACAAGGCCCAGTGGACACAAGAGTCCCCCCCCCATACAGAGAACAAGGAGATTGGTGAACAGACATATACTGCATGCTGAGGCCCCCAGTCTGGCCTCAGTTCCCAGAATGTTCCCAGCAAGACTGctccctgcactgagcacagggGGGATGGCTCCGTGCAGACCATCCATCTAGTCTAAAGTAAAGACCAACATTCTCATGTCAAAATTTCCCAACAAAACACCCAGCCGCATCAGCCTTACAAAGATAGGGACATCTGCTCAGAGGTGCCTATCAGCATTTTAattccgcccccaccccccaaaacttAGGGCCAAGTAAATATACATCAGAGAGCATCAGTTAGGAAATAAACTATGCTAATGGAAGGAAACAGCAAAGAACAGTGACAAACTATCAATATCCtccaatattgtgaaaatatctgcATCCTGGAAATGACTGCAGAAACACAAGCCCAACGGAAGTATTCAAAGCTAAAGCTGAAACAATCTTTCAAAAGTAAAGCAAAAGAGATAAAGGGATGGACAAAtaggagagaaacaaaaaagtcaaagcaCTGGTCCCAGAGGTCTACTGCCCCCTCCTTCAGAAATCAGAGCTGTGTTTTCCTAAATGCCTACAGGTCTTCCCAGCATAGATTTGGGGAGCACTACAGCTCAGAACTCCAAGGGGGACTGAGCCTCCCCAGGCCTCCTTTGCCTTTCATCATCAAGGGTCATCAAGGGTCAGTGTGATACTCAGGGTTAAAGGGGTTCCCTAGCTGGGACCCTGTCACCAGTGGTCAAGGGGAAGCCTGGGCATTAAGACCAAGTGTGCCACACCCCCAGTGGAGAAAGGGCAAGCCCTGTGCTAGGAGGAAACCCATGCTCCCCAGATACCCCTAGCCTTTCAACATCTGCCCTGAGTGAACCAGGACTAGTTTTTCATTAACCCCATCATAATTATGTCCATCTCAAAGCACTCATCCTCCTGCACTCTTCCTCACAGGGCTCTCTCTGCACAGCCACCTTCCACCTCTGCATCTCTCCTAACCTCGCCCAATGCCTGAAACTCAGCCTCTGAATGGTCCCTTCACCTAGTGCATTAGCAGAAACCCACTATCCCCTGAGAAGCCTGTTCCCTCTGCAGCCTGATGACCTTCTGGCAAGTTCTCCCACAGCCCTCCTACCACTGAGCCTGAGAATAGAATACATGACCTGCTTTCTGTGCTGCTGCCCAACTTATTCTCCCTCGGTACTCCCTAAAATTCCTGCTTCCAGACCTCCTCCCCTCCAATTCCACATACCAACCACCCCTCATCACGACTATCACCCCATTCCTCTTCACCATTCAGTTCCTGACCCACACTCCCTCTCAAGTAAAGCCTGGGTACTTTCAAGATTTGTCTAGGTAGAGGCTTTCTCCAATGACTGATGGCAGTATCTGGAACACGTCCTCTCCAAGGATCTTGCCATCTATCTCCTTTCGCCCTCACTACTCTCCCCAGGCACATACTAGAGCTCCCACTAGGCAAGTGCAATCCCTGCATGAGTCAGTCCCATTATCCTCTCTCTAACCTTTATATTCCTGGTCTTTCCAGCTCCCTCTCAGGACCCCAAATCCCCAAATCCTTCAATCCCACTGATATTTCCCATCTTTCCCCTGGGTCTTGACATCTTCCTGGATTACCCATTTGCCTCCTAACCCACGTAATCTCTGGGGCCATCATTATCAATATTCTTGTGCACACGTCCTCACCTCCTCTGCACAGTTACACTCCTGGGTGTACACACCTGCACCTATGCCCACTAAATGTGGCTAGAGAAATGCATAGACTAAGTGTGTTCACACAAACCTCTAGCATACCATCTAACTTACATATTCATTACATCTATTGTTTATTGTCTGGTCTCCTCCCACTAAAATGTAAGGTCTATTACTGCAGGGATTATTTAACTGATTTGTTCACAGAAATATGCCAAATACCTGGAATAGAGCCTGCTAAGTGGTGGAATCACATTCAACATTCAAACAACTGAAAAGGAGTTTCAAAAAGAGATAAcagaaaatgagaggagaaaacCAGTCAAGAAATTTTCCCAGGATTGAAGATAGGAATTCCTAGAATTGACAACTCCAAATCACATCACTGTGAAACTTCGAAACACTAAGGAGAAAGTATGATAATAAGCTGCTACAGAGAGGAAGGAATCACATACAAAAGATGAAAAAGCTGAATGCCCTTGAAATCCTCAACATACTGGCTTCCgtggaagccagaagacaatgaagcaatttctttaaaaaaaataaaaagatgaaggaaaatgatTCCAATGAAGAAAAATTCTATACACAAACTATTAAGTAATagggtaaaataaagacattttcaggcctccaaagttaagaaaaatgtatAGCCAATGTACCCTTTTCTCAGTAAGTTACTGGGGGATGTATCAAGGAACGAATAAAAAAGGAGGAAGTAATAGGGCATTCCAAAAAGGGAATCCAACCTGCACCACAGGCAGAGGAAATCCCAGGTGGCAAGGACAGGCAGGCCATTACGTTCCCACGGGGCCAGGTCTGACGCTCCAAGAATCAACAAGCGGAACTGAGATAATATTTGGCACATGTGAAAACACTAAGACAAGATTTAACTACTGCTGCAGACATGGCAGCTAAACTGGTAATAGATACACAGGAAACCaagcagaggcaaaaaaaaaaaaaagccacagtatTAACTCTGGGGGAGTTGGAGCTGTGAAGAGAGAAGGTTGCAGGGCTCCATGACAAGTGGCGCTTACAAGTCCTGATAACATGCACAGACCGGATGCACACTATGCCTTCACTAGGAGGATGGGATGACAGAGGCTAGATGGTCATCTTCCAGAGGGGTGTCAACAGACCGTGCCCCAAAAAGAACCATCAAGAAACAACGTGAACCTATGAGATAGAAATACACCAGAATGGTACACATGGAAATTTGCTAAACCAATAGGAATGGTCAGGGTGAAGGTGAGGAGGCAGGGCACAGAATTCTCCTCTTCACAACAAGCTTCAAAGAACTATTTAACTCCTTAAACTCCATATccaatcaatttttttaaaagaacaggaaacaacaaatatgaGTTATCTTCTTGTCCTTCAAATCTTGCTTGAGTACTGATGTTTGAAATAAGCACATTTCTTTCTTGTGTACATCTTCATTCGCTAACATTTTGCCATTATTTAGTCCGTTAAATCAACATGACCTTCCAGTAAGAAGAATGCCTTTACCTGTGATAGTAGCTCTTCCTTTTCTCCAGCAAGTTTTCGTAGCCTGACAtctaaaacaaatggaaaataaactaaATTTGTGATGATACAGTGCCGAAACAAttattcatgaaattaaaaaactgCAAACATTATCTGATAAACAACATATAGCTCTCAATATCAAGAGAAATGAAGGCTTAAGTTAATGGTGCAAAGGAAATGTACTTAGTTATTTAGCGGTTGTGTATTTGTACACAACTGTTAGCTATCAAGGCACTAAATACAACATTTGCTCCCAAGGGCAGTGATTTTCCATTTAAGACAAACCAAAGTACAAAGATCACTTCCTTGTTTCAAAAATGTGCAAGCTTTCACCAGCAGACAGACGACTCAAATACCGGGGTGCTCTCACAGGCTTAATTAAGCCTCACAGGAGCAAACAAAATCTGGGAGAAAAGACAGGCAGGGTAAGAAGGGGCCCAGGTGGAGAGgctggaagagagaaaatagaaacacaatgCTGAAGGAGCACAGACCCACACAGGCTAGTGGGGGAAGTGGAGACCAACTGTGAGCCACAGGCAGGCAGTCAGTAGAGGACTGATCTGGGGTGTAGCTGCAGGATTGCTAGGGCTCACTCCCAAGCAGGCCTTAAAACAAGCTCCTTACACTGAGGGGGACCATAGATGAGTAAAAGCAGCAGCTGACACTGAGCCAGCGCCTCCCACAACCAACTAAGGTCACGACCAAACATAAGAGCTGGTTCCCCCAGTACCTTCCAAATAAGCAGAGGAAGCCCTGGACTGCCCCCAGCCACACACTCAGTGCCTTTTCCCCCTGCCTCGCCTGCATCCTCTGCTGTATCAAAGTGTTCCACTATGTGTTTACTAACTCTGAAAAAGTCCCACTCCTCTAGGAAACCCATgcagaatgaaaacaaaagaaaaaatatcttttttaaattaaaaaaaaaagtgagctggTGGTTGAGTATCCATGCAATTTTCCTTCCTCTAGAGCAGAATTCTTAGTGGAGCCAATGGGTAGGCATCTGTGTGGCTTCCTGGGAGAGGTGTTATTAAAGTCTCAAAAGCTTAAATTTAAGAGGCTTAGATTTTAAGAGGTTCAGAAACTCTGCTCTAGAAACACTCCTCTAAGATCTGACTTCTTGGTCATCTGTTTCTTGCCTTAAGAAGTGCAGTGGCCAAGAGCTACAGAACCCTGGGATAAGTAGCAGAGCATAAAACCAGATTCTCCaggaaaaagaaacttaaaacataCTTGGGAAGTCCCTTACCAGCCCGCTGGTTCCCTGGGACACATGTGCTGGATCATGTCTTCTGGGAAGGTTTGTATTTAAGTACAAAAGCAATGTGTATACACCAACTGTGCTTCTATCCAGGACCCTTAAAATGACCCAGATGCTGGTTTCCCAAGATCAAGGATGCCTAAAGACAAGGTGCCCAGATTTCTTCCTGCTAAGAATTTAGATAAACCTCAGATGGCCCTTGTGTTATTTTTGTTATCCAAGATGGGATATGAGTAAGCCAGAAGTCTAATGGGACGGTGAATCCAAGTCAACATAGCAGCAGGCAGCATCTTACCTAGTGGACCTTCTCCTGCAGACTCCAAGACCTGAGCAGCCTCCTGAGACACCACGGTGATGGCTCCGACCACTGGTTCATGATTGACATCACCATTGGGAGTGCCATCAGGGATTATAACTAAGCCATGTTTCTGTGGAGAAGGCAAAAACCCACCATCACAAAACATGGCCCACGTGGAAGCAGTATGCTCTGTCGGGCAACTCTGTGACCATAGTTTTGCCACAGGTAACATCCGGTTAGAACTAGTGACATAGAATATAGCTCCGTAGAAGAAATGACCGAAACCTACCAAATCTGCATTGAAGAATGAACGCTGGTTTGTCTTCGGGCTGGGAAAGATAAcaggatgaaaggaagaaagaataaagcagTGAGGGATTGAACTCCAGGCTAAAGCTAACATACCTCTCCTGTCTTCACTGTCTCCTTCAGGTCAGCCAGCTCCTCTCTGAGCGTATCTCGCTCATTCCTAAGGCAGGCAAtgtattctttctgtttctctaggGCCTGGTTTTAGACAGGGTAGCAAGGGAAAGAATGGCACAGAAAAAGAGCAAGTGAAAGAGGTAGCAGAGAGCACCtaattcaaataaacaaagaTAAGGGCATAAAAGACAAGGGAGTAATAAAAGCTTAGAAACTGGCAGTTAGATATGGGAGGAAATACAAGGTCATATGGACACACATCTCCACAGGAGACTTTTAACAGAAACTGGTTAATCGTGCATCAATTCGCCAAAACATGCTCATCACATCAGGCAGGAGAACTGATCTTTCTTTTCCAgttgatgaaaaaaaaacaggaaaaggaagatgaaaacagcagtaatattaaaataaagttttccttACTGATCTCCTTACtataaccaaaacaaacaaacaaatacacttCATGTTTAACTGAAATTGTTCATTCAAGAATACAGTGAAAATTcttaattacaaaattaatttttaaaatgttttaattaaaaaaaattttaatggccctggaagaaaaaaataaccagtaTGCACAAGCTATCTTACTTAAATATTGGCTGTAGTGACTGTTCTTCAAACAGTATGGCAAAATATTCCTCAAAAACCACTTACTTCAAAATAGCTATCACCAAAGTGATTCCCAAGgacctgtttttgttgttgttgttgttgttaatttaattaaatacaattaaaaatcatCTGGTTTCTGGTATACCCTtctaaatgggaaaaacaaaattaaaacactgacaaaataaatgcagcccaccTATGGAGTGCAGCAGAGTATGGGTTTGGGGATCAGGCTTTTGAGTCCTGGCACGTACTAACTTAACCTAtgcctcagatttctcatctgaaaaacagAAGGGACAACAGTAGTACTGCCCATGTACATAGGGTGAGCACTGCTGCAGTGCGAGAGTCCCAGGGAAGGCTCAGGGAAAgcccaccacttttttttttctttctttttttttggggggggggggatatttgtttta from Vulpes vulpes isolate BD-2025 chromosome 11, VulVul3, whole genome shotgun sequence encodes the following:
- the LRRFIP2 gene encoding leucine-rich repeat flightless-interacting protein 2 isoform X13, encoding MGTPGSGRKRTPVKDRFSAEDEALSNIAREAEARLAAKRAARAEARDIRMRELERQQKELDEKSDKQYAENYTRPSSRNSASATTPLSGNSSRRGSGDTSSLVDPDTSLSELRESLSEVEEKYKKAMVSNAQLDNEKNNLIYQVDTLKDVIEEQEEQMAEFYRENEEKSKELERQKHMCSVLQHKMDELKEGLRQRDELIEKHGLVIIPDGTPNGDVNHEPVVGAITVVSQEAAQVLESAGEGPLDVRLRKLAGEKEELLSQIRRLKLQLEEERQKCSRSENAAADMAGLHNGSDLQFIEMQRDANRQISEYKFKLSKAEQDITTLEQNISRLEGQVLRYKTAAENAEKVEDELKAEKRKLQRELRTALDKIEEMEMTNSHLAKRLEKMKANRTALLAQQ
- the LRRFIP2 gene encoding leucine-rich repeat flightless-interacting protein 2 isoform X11; translation: MGTPGSGRKRTPVKDRFSAEDEALSNIAREAEARLAAKRAARAEARDIRMRELERQQKELDEKSDKQYAENYTRPSSRNSASATTPLSGNSSRRGSGDTSSLVDPDTSLSELRESLSEVEEKYKKAMVSNAQLDNEKNNLIYQVDTLKDVIEEQEEQMAEFYRENEEKSKELERQKHMCSVLQHKMDELKEGLRQRDELIEALEKQKEYIACLRNERDTLREELADLKETVKTGEKHGLVIIPDGTPNGDVNHEPVVGAITVVSQEAAQVLESAGEGPLDVRLRKLAGEKEELLSQIRRLKLQLEEERQKCSRSENAAADMAGLHNGSDLQFIEMQRDANRQISEYKFKLSKAEQDITTLEQNISRLEGQVLRYKTAAENAEKVEDELKAEKRKLQRELRTALDKIEEMEMTNSHLAKRLEKMKANRTALLAQQ
- the LRRFIP2 gene encoding leucine-rich repeat flightless-interacting protein 2 isoform X10 — protein: MGTPGSGRKRTPVKDRFSAEDEALSNIAREAEARLAAKRAARAEARDIRMRELERQQKELDEKSDKQYAENYTRPSSRNSASATTPLSGNSSRRGSGDTSSLVDPDTSLSELRDIYDLKDQIQDVEGRYMQGLKELKESLSEVEEKYKKAMVSNAQLDNEKNNLIYQVDTLKDVIEEQEEQMAEFYRENEEKSKELERQKHMCSVLQHKMDELKEGLRQRDELIEALEKQKEYIACLRNERDTLREELADLKETVKTGEKHGLVIIPDGTPNGDVNHEPVVGAITVVSQEAAQVLESAGEGPLDVRLRKLAGEKEELLSQIRRLKLQLEEERQKCSRSENAAADMAGLHNGSDLQFIEMQRDANRQISEYKFKLSKAEQDITTLEQNISRLEGQVLRYKTAAENAEKVEDELKAEKRKLQRELRTALDKIEEMEMTNSHLAKRLEKMKANRTALLAQQ
- the LRRFIP2 gene encoding leucine-rich repeat flightless-interacting protein 2 isoform X9, with protein sequence MGTPGSGRKRTPVKDRFSAEDEALSNIAREAEARLAAKRAARAEARDIRMRELERQQKELDEKSDKQYAENYTRPSSRNSASATTPLSGNSSRRGSGDTSSLVDPDTSLSELRESLSEVEEKYKKAMVSNAQLDNEKNNLIYQVDTLKDVIEEQEEQMAEFYRENEEKSKELERQKHMCSVLQHKMDELKEGLRQRDELIEENQRMQQKIDTMTKEVFDLQETLLWKDKNIRALEKQKEYIACLRNERDTLREELADLKETVKTGEKHGLVIIPDGTPNGDVNHEPVVGAITVVSQEAAQVLESAGEGPLDVRLRKLAGEKEELLSQIRRLKLQLEEERQKCSRSENAAADMAGLHNGSDLQFIEMQRDANRQISEYKFKLSKAEQDITTLEQNISRLEGQVLRYKTAAENAEKVEDELKAEKRKLQRELRTALDKIEEMEMTNSHLAKRLEKMKANRTALLAQQ